In a single window of the Caulobacter soli genome:
- a CDS encoding acyl-CoA dehydrogenase family protein, whose amino-acid sequence MDLALTSDQTAILDAVDSLARPFAAAPLHDAGFALVSDRLDQELAEGGFLDVAFDPDLGAGSAALVVERLARLPFAVEAAASALIRPLFPDLPRPFCVVEAGKAKRPIRFLKAGATVLVVGQDKVSSFVATEDQVRAEETLFGYPMGTLLIDPSVVATTAHDVLPEAVTTRWRVAIAAEAAGLLGAALDSVTTYVTDRQQFGRPLATFQALRHRLAEAQVRANGVYWLAMKAAGTLDAGDAALAALHAQESARATVYDFHQFLGAMGITLEHPLHLWTYRLKALIGELGGRGGQALAAAEALWGED is encoded by the coding sequence ATGGACCTCGCTCTTACGTCCGACCAGACGGCGATCCTCGACGCCGTGGACTCGCTGGCCCGTCCGTTCGCCGCCGCGCCCCTGCATGACGCCGGTTTCGCCCTGGTCAGCGACAGGCTGGATCAGGAGCTCGCCGAGGGCGGCTTCCTGGACGTCGCTTTCGACCCCGATCTCGGCGCCGGCTCGGCCGCCCTGGTGGTCGAGCGCCTGGCGCGACTGCCCTTCGCGGTGGAGGCGGCGGCCAGCGCCCTGATCCGCCCGCTGTTTCCCGATCTGCCGCGCCCCTTCTGCGTGGTCGAGGCCGGCAAGGCCAAGCGTCCGATCCGCTTCCTGAAGGCTGGAGCGACCGTGCTGGTAGTGGGCCAGGACAAGGTCTCCAGCTTCGTCGCGACGGAAGATCAGGTCCGGGCAGAGGAGACGCTGTTCGGCTATCCGATGGGAACCTTGCTGATCGACCCGTCGGTGGTCGCGACCACGGCGCACGACGTCTTGCCCGAGGCGGTCACGACCCGCTGGCGCGTCGCCATCGCGGCGGAAGCCGCGGGCCTGCTGGGCGCGGCGCTGGACAGCGTCACGACCTATGTCACCGACCGCCAGCAGTTCGGCCGGCCCCTGGCCACGTTCCAGGCGCTGCGTCACCGCTTGGCCGAGGCCCAGGTGCGCGCCAACGGCGTGTACTGGCTGGCGATGAAGGCGGCGGGCACGCTGGACGCCGGCGACGCGGCCCTGGCCGCCCTGCACGCCCAGGAGAGCGCGCGGGCCACGGTCTACGACTTCCACCAGTTCCTGGGCGCGATGGGCATCACCCTGGAGCACCCGCTGCACCTGTGGACCTACCGCCTGAAGGCGCTGATCGGCGAACTGGGCGGTCGGGGCGGGCAGGCCTTGGCGGCGGCCGAGGCGCTGTGGGGTGAAGACTAG
- a CDS encoding acyl-CoA dehydrogenase family protein, giving the protein MTDALETLRHDVRAWLEANAPKDWRATCTSHEGFLATQRGWFAKLVEGGYAVPHWPAEWPGGGQGLAEQKVLYEELARADTPRLLLSFMSTYHAASTLFEWGSAEQQAKYIPRILEGEIWCQGFSEPNAGSDLAAVRTRAERRGDVYVVNGQKVWSTMGQFADKCLLLVRTRTQGAKQAGLTYLLLDLKAKGVTARPIHQIHGDEEFAELFLDDVEIPVADRLGDEGQGWAVAQSTLLSERGLTLLELSARMRGALWRIADLIRETGREDDAGILRDFGRLATRIDAACALADQFLANRIAGHERVGDASLVKLTYSRTLRDFTSLGLRLAGLEAQYHEPIVFGGGMETGNWMADFMNSYAWTIAGGSDEVQRNIISERLLGMPREPKTWTLAGDAA; this is encoded by the coding sequence TTGACCGACGCGCTTGAAACCCTGAGGCATGACGTCCGCGCCTGGCTGGAGGCCAATGCGCCCAAGGACTGGCGCGCGACCTGCACCAGCCACGAAGGCTTCCTGGCGACCCAGCGCGGCTGGTTCGCCAAGCTGGTGGAGGGCGGCTACGCCGTGCCGCACTGGCCGGCCGAATGGCCCGGCGGCGGCCAAGGCCTGGCCGAGCAGAAGGTGCTGTACGAAGAGCTGGCCCGCGCCGACACCCCGCGCCTGCTGCTATCGTTCATGTCGACCTACCACGCCGCCAGCACCCTGTTCGAATGGGGCAGCGCCGAGCAGCAGGCCAAGTACATCCCGCGCATCCTGGAGGGCGAGATCTGGTGTCAGGGCTTTTCCGAGCCCAACGCCGGTTCCGACCTGGCCGCGGTGCGCACCCGCGCCGAACGGCGCGGCGACGTCTATGTGGTCAACGGCCAGAAGGTCTGGTCGACCATGGGCCAGTTCGCCGACAAGTGCCTGCTGCTGGTGCGCACCCGCACGCAGGGCGCCAAGCAGGCCGGCCTGACCTATCTGCTGCTGGACCTGAAGGCCAAGGGCGTCACCGCCCGGCCGATCCACCAGATCCATGGCGACGAGGAGTTCGCCGAGCTGTTCCTCGACGATGTCGAGATCCCGGTCGCCGACCGCCTGGGCGACGAGGGCCAGGGCTGGGCCGTGGCGCAGTCCACCCTGTTGTCCGAGCGCGGCCTGACCCTGCTGGAGCTGAGCGCGCGCATGCGCGGTGCGCTGTGGCGGATCGCCGACCTGATCCGCGAGACCGGTCGCGAGGACGACGCCGGGATCCTGCGCGACTTCGGACGGCTGGCCACCCGGATCGACGCGGCCTGCGCCCTCGCCGACCAGTTCCTGGCCAACCGCATCGCCGGTCACGAGCGGGTCGGCGACGCCTCGCTGGTCAAGCTGACCTATTCGCGCACGCTGCGGGACTTCACGTCGCTGGGCCTGCGGTTGGCGGGCCTGGAGGCGCAGTATCACGAGCCCATCGTGTTCGGCGGCGGCATGGAGACCGGCAACTGGATGGCCGACTTCATGAACAGCTACGCCTGGACCATCGCCGGCGGCAGCGACGAGGTTCAGCGCAACATCATCTCCGAGCGCCTGCTGGGCATGCCCCGCGAGCCCAAGACCTGGACCCTGGCGGGAGACGCGGCATGA
- a CDS encoding acyl-CoA dehydrogenase family protein, producing MSTDRAELRDATRKAFGAAGLAPALDTSWNTVTEMGALMMAVPEDLGGLGLGREAVGVIHTELGRTLAPGPAIAQMLVIEALCAADGLAGRQDLLDRAIAGEIMTASLARADAWGALTAVPDADRASHVLVVGEGRVSLVPLEGAAITARETWDRTRRLFDVRPTADGLVLAQGAAATALAGRLEAQMLLALAGDCLGGADAILELTIEYLGTRRQFDRPLALFQALKHRVADMKTWLSAAEALFWNRATDAAAGVAELGALKAHAASVYRAITEDAVQLHGGIGLTMEHHCHLFLKRATLNATLGGDADYWEEQAGRAALRKAAS from the coding sequence ATGAGCACCGATCGAGCCGAACTGCGGGACGCCACGCGCAAGGCCTTCGGCGCCGCCGGCCTGGCTCCCGCCCTCGACACAAGCTGGAACACCGTCACGGAAATGGGCGCGCTGATGATGGCCGTGCCCGAGGACCTGGGCGGCCTGGGCCTGGGCCGCGAGGCGGTCGGCGTCATCCACACCGAGCTGGGCCGTACGCTGGCGCCCGGCCCGGCCATCGCCCAGATGCTGGTCATCGAGGCCCTGTGCGCCGCCGACGGTCTGGCCGGGCGCCAGGACCTGCTGGACCGCGCCATTGCCGGCGAGATCATGACCGCCTCGCTGGCCCGCGCCGACGCCTGGGGCGCCCTGACCGCCGTGCCCGACGCCGATCGCGCGAGCCATGTTCTCGTGGTCGGGGAAGGCCGCGTGTCCCTGGTCCCTCTGGAAGGCGCCGCGATCACCGCCCGCGAGACCTGGGACAGGACCCGCCGACTATTCGACGTTCGTCCGACGGCCGACGGTCTGGTCTTGGCGCAGGGCGCGGCCGCCACGGCCCTGGCCGGGCGGCTGGAGGCGCAGATGCTGCTGGCCCTGGCCGGCGACTGCCTGGGCGGCGCCGACGCGATCCTGGAGCTGACGATCGAGTACCTGGGAACCCGTCGCCAGTTCGACCGGCCGCTGGCCCTGTTCCAAGCGCTGAAGCACCGCGTCGCCGACATGAAGACCTGGTTGTCGGCGGCCGAGGCGCTGTTCTGGAACCGCGCGACGGACGCCGCCGCCGGCGTGGCCGAGCTTGGCGCCCTGAAGGCCCACGCGGCGAGCGTCTATCGCGCCATCACCGAAGACGCGGTCCAGCTGCACGGCGGGATCGGCCTGACCATGGAGCACCACTGCCACCTGTTCCTGAAACGCGCGACGCTGAACGCCACGCTGGGCGGCGATGCGGACTACTGGGAAGAACAGGCGGGGCGGGCGGCGTTGCGGAAGGCGGCTAGCTAG
- a CDS encoding acyl-CoA dehydrogenase family protein: MNFEWTAEEAAFRKRLQDFLAATLPDDWERFSQHGPASPALTEYARTFCGKLADEGLLTPHWPKDIGGGGLDPWHQAILAEEMWIAGEPRGGQYMNVNWVGPTLIRYGSPEQQAQYLPPITDGVALWCQGFSEPGAGSDLASLRTRAVLEGDSYRVSGQKIWTSYAGLADTCFLVCRTSDDRKKGISILLVPMDTPGITVRQIPSLIGEGDIHEVFFDDCVVPASARLGEEGQAWEIIAYSLTNERLGIPRYALARAALDRAVQVLKAQDEFAGEAVKIEAAHCAALCEAARMASYAIIDRRCRGEAIGAESSSARFATVMAERRVAEFVVEYLPEALADAHPYLKMHHQRGIVAGIAAGAAEIQLNIIATDVLKLPREPR, encoded by the coding sequence ATGAACTTTGAATGGACCGCCGAAGAGGCGGCTTTCCGCAAGCGACTGCAGGATTTCCTGGCCGCCACCCTGCCCGACGATTGGGAGCGGTTCTCGCAGCACGGCCCGGCCTCGCCGGCCCTGACCGAATATGCGCGCACCTTCTGCGGCAAGCTGGCCGACGAGGGGCTTCTGACGCCGCACTGGCCCAAGGACATCGGTGGCGGCGGGTTGGACCCCTGGCACCAGGCGATCCTGGCCGAGGAGATGTGGATCGCCGGCGAGCCGCGCGGCGGCCAGTACATGAACGTCAACTGGGTGGGACCGACCCTGATCCGCTACGGCTCGCCCGAGCAGCAGGCGCAATATCTGCCGCCGATCACCGACGGCGTGGCCCTGTGGTGCCAGGGCTTCTCCGAGCCGGGGGCCGGGTCGGACCTGGCCTCGCTGCGCACCCGCGCGGTGCTGGAGGGCGACAGCTACCGAGTCTCGGGCCAGAAGATCTGGACCAGCTATGCGGGCCTGGCCGACACCTGCTTTCTGGTTTGCCGCACCAGCGACGACCGCAAGAAGGGCATCTCGATCCTGCTGGTCCCGATGGACACGCCGGGCATCACCGTGCGCCAGATCCCGTCGCTGATCGGCGAGGGCGACATCCACGAGGTGTTCTTCGACGACTGCGTCGTGCCCGCCTCGGCGCGGTTGGGCGAAGAGGGCCAGGCCTGGGAGATCATCGCCTATTCGCTGACCAACGAGCGGCTGGGCATCCCGCGCTATGCCCTGGCTCGCGCGGCCCTGGATCGCGCCGTCCAGGTGCTGAAGGCTCAGGACGAGTTCGCCGGCGAGGCCGTGAAGATCGAGGCCGCCCATTGCGCGGCCCTGTGCGAGGCGGCGCGGATGGCCAGCTACGCGATCATCGACCGGCGCTGTCGCGGCGAGGCTATCGGAGCGGAGTCGAGCTCGGCGCGCTTCGCCACCGTCATGGCCGAGCGCCGGGTCGCCGAGTTCGTCGTCGAGTATCTGCCGGAAGCCCTGGCCGACGCTCACCCTTATCTGAAGATGCACCACCAGCGCGGGATCGTCGCCGGGATCGCGGCGGGCGCCGCCGAGATCCAGCTGAACATCATCGCCACCGACGTGCTCAAGCTGCCCCGGGAGCCGCGCTGA
- a CDS encoding Rieske (2Fe-2S) protein has protein sequence MTDPVFIAVAKTDEIAPETAREVEIGGRSILICHSDGRFFAIENLCSHAEEPLACGRLKRGWISCPAHGARFDLETGEPLNPPATEPLKTFHLRVVGDVIEVAL, from the coding sequence ATGACCGACCCCGTCTTCATCGCCGTGGCCAAGACCGACGAGATCGCGCCCGAGACCGCCAGGGAAGTCGAGATCGGCGGGCGCTCGATCCTGATCTGCCACAGCGACGGCCGGTTCTTCGCGATCGAGAACCTGTGCTCGCACGCCGAGGAGCCCCTGGCCTGCGGACGCCTGAAGCGCGGCTGGATCTCGTGCCCGGCCCACGGCGCGCGGTTCGACCTGGAGACCGGCGAGCCGCTGAACCCGCCCGCCACCGAGCCGCTCAAGACCTTCCACCTGCGCGTCGTCGGCGACGTCATCGAGGTCGCCCTCTAG
- a CDS encoding EthD domain-containing protein, which produces MSATPKLLIFLKRRPGLSREAFRDYYEANHVPLCLKYMAGVDRYFRRYLEPAPGMPEMEADVVTEVWMKDQAALDYVLANAAKDRLPPDVLADEEKLFDRSKSRFCAVIECETDMAG; this is translated from the coding sequence GTGAGCGCGACGCCCAAGCTGCTGATCTTTCTAAAGCGGCGGCCTGGGCTGAGCCGCGAGGCATTCCGGGACTACTACGAGGCCAACCACGTCCCGCTGTGCCTGAAGTACATGGCGGGCGTGGACCGCTATTTCCGGCGCTACCTGGAGCCCGCTCCCGGCATGCCGGAAATGGAGGCCGACGTGGTCACCGAGGTCTGGATGAAGGACCAGGCGGCGCTGGACTACGTGCTGGCCAACGCCGCGAAGGATCGGCTGCCGCCCGACGTGCTGGCCGACGAGGAAAAGCTCTTCGACCGATCCAAGTCCCGGTTCTGCGCCGTGATCGAGTGCGAAACCGACATGGCCGGCTGA